One segment of Pasteurella skyensis DNA contains the following:
- a CDS encoding oxidative damage protection protein codes for MARTVFCEYFKKDAEGLDFQLYPGELGTRIFNSISKQAWAEWIKKQTMLVNEKKLNMMDVEHRKLLETEMVNFLFEGKEVHIEGYVPEDKK; via the coding sequence ATGGCTCGTACAGTATTTTGTGAGTATTTTAAGAAAGACGCTGAAGGTTTAGATTTTCAACTTTATCCAGGTGAACTAGGCACACGAATTTTTAATTCTATTAGTAAGCAGGCATGGGCAGAATGGATTAAAAAACAGACGATGTTAGTTAATGAAAAAAAACTAAATATGATGGATGTTGAACACCGTAAATTATTAGAAACAGAAATGGTTAATTTTTTATTTGAAGGTAAAGAGGTTCATATTGAGGGTTACGTACCAGAGGATAAGAAGTAG
- a CDS encoding DUF2569 domain-containing protein, whose protein sequence is MLVDIPEKEHKGWFILLGTSILFAPFQILAELFPIYELIFENEFWEELITVNSPYYVPHLKYFVICELVCNILILLAWIYLAYLFFTKHYKFPKLFVIISLASLLFIIVDTSVEYLVFKDVLISVVRGDIAIRIMTIYCLIWITYVRKSVRVKNTFVKKKGSTKKECG, encoded by the coding sequence ATGCTAGTAGATATTCCAGAAAAAGAGCATAAAGGTTGGTTTATCTTATTAGGTACTAGTATTTTATTTGCACCTTTTCAAATATTGGCAGAGCTTTTTCCAATTTATGAGCTGATATTTGAAAATGAATTTTGGGAGGAGCTGATTACGGTTAATTCACCGTATTATGTTCCTCATTTAAAATATTTTGTAATATGTGAATTAGTTTGTAATATTTTAATATTACTGGCTTGGATTTATCTCGCTTATTTATTTTTTACTAAACATTATAAATTTCCAAAATTATTTGTGATCATCTCATTAGCAAGTTTACTCTTTATTATAGTTGATACTTCCGTAGAGTATTTAGTTTTTAAAGATGTATTAATTTCTGTTGTACGAGGTGATATAGCAATAAGAATTATGACAATTTATTGCTTAATTTGGATAACTTATGTAAGAAAATCGGTCAGAGTAAAAAATACGTTTGTAAAGAAAAAAGGATCAACAAAAAAAGAATGTGGTTAA
- the mutY gene encoding A/G-specific adenine glycosylase, translating into MNSDFCFAEPVLQWYQQYGRKNLPWQQNKTLYTVWLSEVMLQQTQVVTVIPYFERFVARFPTVIDLANADIDEVLHLWTGLGYYARARNLHKAAIQIRDKFEGEFPTHFDDVLALSGVGRSTAGAVLSSVLGQPHPILDGNVKRVLARFFMVEGHSSKKAVENKLWELSAQITPNKGVTDFNQAMMDLGAMICTRTKPKCTLCPVEENCKTNQEQAWERFPTKKPKKVLPQKQCYFLILKCGSKVFLEKREAKGLWGGLFVFPQFDTLEDLKRSLVNKNLQKMQQLVAFRHTFSHFHLDIIPILVELNEQPVEKDVLKVAEESEIYTTNISLNQDYWYDLQQPNKVGLAAPIKRILNELRV; encoded by the coding sequence ATGAACTCAGATTTCTGCTTTGCGGAACCCGTATTACAATGGTATCAACAATATGGTCGCAAAAACTTACCTTGGCAGCAAAATAAAACTCTTTATACCGTGTGGCTCTCAGAAGTAATGTTGCAGCAGACACAAGTGGTGACCGTTATTCCCTATTTTGAACGTTTTGTGGCACGTTTCCCTACTGTCATTGATTTAGCGAATGCCGATATTGATGAGGTGTTACATTTATGGACTGGGTTAGGTTATTATGCCCGCGCGAGAAATTTGCATAAAGCAGCGATTCAAATTCGAGATAAGTTTGAAGGTGAATTTCCAACTCATTTTGATGATGTGCTTGCTTTGTCTGGGGTGGGAAGAAGTACTGCTGGTGCCGTATTATCCTCCGTTTTAGGACAGCCTCACCCTATCTTAGATGGTAATGTCAAACGAGTGTTAGCCCGTTTTTTTATGGTTGAGGGACATAGCAGTAAAAAAGCGGTGGAAAATAAATTATGGGAACTTTCTGCACAAATTACACCTAACAAAGGAGTAACTGATTTTAATCAGGCAATGATGGATTTAGGTGCAATGATATGCACTCGAACGAAACCTAAATGCACACTTTGTCCTGTTGAAGAGAATTGTAAAACCAATCAAGAGCAAGCTTGGGAGAGGTTTCCGACGAAAAAACCTAAAAAAGTGTTACCCCAAAAGCAGTGTTATTTTTTGATTTTAAAATGTGGCTCAAAAGTGTTTTTAGAAAAGCGAGAAGCCAAAGGGCTTTGGGGTGGTCTGTTTGTATTTCCCCAGTTTGATACTTTGGAGGATTTGAAGCGGTCACTTGTGAATAAAAATTTACAAAAAATGCAACAATTGGTTGCTTTTCGCCATACATTTAGTCATTTCCATTTGGATATTATTCCTATTTTAGTGGAGTTAAATGAGCAACCAGTAGAAAAGGATGTTTTGAAAGTTGCAGAGGAATCAGAAATTTATACAACCAATATATCTTTGAATCAAGATTATTGGTATGATTTACAACAACCAAATAAAGTGGGATTGGCAGCTCCCATCAAACGAATTTTAAATGAATTAAGGGTATAA
- a CDS encoding FKBP-type peptidyl-prolyl cis-trans isomerase, whose protein sequence is MALNFDSVKLETTEEKGGYGIGLQIGQQLLGSGLEVEPETVMKGIFDVLHQNPPAVDVNEITVALQELQQRAEKAQQAMFAQIEQDGKAFLEENKKAKGVQVTESGLQYEVLVEGNGKVPSAEDKVRVHYAGSLITGQEFDSSIKRGEPAEFPVNGVIKGWVEALTMMPAGSKWRLVVPHELAYGERGAGQLIPPFSTLVFEVELLEVL, encoded by the coding sequence ATGGCGTTAAATTTTGACTCTGTGAAATTAGAAACTACTGAAGAAAAAGGTGGTTATGGTATTGGTTTACAAATCGGACAGCAACTTTTAGGCAGCGGTTTAGAGGTTGAGCCTGAGACAGTTATGAAAGGCATTTTTGATGTGTTACATCAAAATCCTCCTGCAGTAGATGTGAATGAAATCACTGTTGCATTACAGGAATTACAACAACGTGCAGAAAAAGCACAACAAGCAATGTTTGCTCAAATTGAACAAGATGGAAAAGCATTTTTAGAAGAAAATAAAAAAGCAAAAGGCGTTCAAGTTACTGAAAGTGGTTTACAGTATGAAGTATTAGTTGAAGGTAACGGTAAAGTGCCATCAGCAGAAGATAAAGTACGTGTTCACTATGCAGGTTCTTTAATCACTGGGCAAGAGTTTGATAGTTCAATTAAACGTGGTGAGCCAGCAGAATTTCCTGTAAATGGTGTAATCAAAGGTTGGGTTGAAGCATTAACAATGATGCCAGCAGGTTCTAAATGGCGTTTAGTCGTGCCACACGAGTTAGCTTATGGTGAGCGTGGTGCTGGTCAATTAATTCCACCATTTAGTACGTTAGTATTTGAAGTCGAATTATTAGAAGTTTTATAA